A segment of the Terribacillus aidingensis genome:
CTCGCTCTTTCGGCTGACTGAGCAAGGATTGTGATCCTGTCCGGACGGACTTCAAGGAATCCGCCGCTTACAGAAACCCAATCCGTGCGACCTTGGATCTGTAGACGAACCGAGCTAACCTTCAATGGCGCTACCAGCGGAATGTGACCTGGCAGGATACCAAGTTCACCATTTTCCGCCGTACAGCTAACCATTTCATAGTCTTCTTCCAGAACAGGGCCATCAGGAGTAACAATGCTTGTTGTTACGGTACTCATCAGGAGCCCCTCCTATCCTACTATTACATGATTGCTGCTTACTGGTTAACGCCAGCTTTTTCAAGCACTTCTTCGATACGTCCAACAAGGCGGAAAGCATCTTCCGGAATGTGATCGTATTTACCTTCAAGGATTCCTTTGAAGCCTGCAACTGTTTCTTTTACAGGTACATAAGATCCTTTTTGGCCTGTGAATTGCTCAGCAACGTGGAAATTCTGAGATAGGAAGAACTGTACGCGACGTGCACGTGCAACGACAAGTTTGTCTTCTTCACTAAGCTCATCCATACCAAGGATTGCAATGATATCCTGCAATTCACGGTAACGCTGCAATGTTTGCTGCACTTGACGTGCTACATTGTAATGTTCTTCTCCGACTACGTTCGCATCCAATGCTCTGGATGTAGAAGCCAATGGATCTACGGCAGGGTAGATACCTTGTTCGGATAGTTTACGGTCTAGGTTTGTTGTTGCATCCAAGTGAGCGAAAGTTGTAGCCGGAGCCGGGTCTGTATAGTCATCGGCTGGTACATATACTGCTTGGATGGAAGTAACGGAACCTACATTTGTAGATGTGATACGCTCTTGCAGCTGACCCATCTCAGTAGCAAGTGTCGGCTGGTAGCCTACTGCTGATGGCATACGGCCAAGCAATGCGGATACCTCGGAACCTGCTTGTGTGAAACGGAAAATGTTATCGATGAATAGAAGTACGTCCTGACCTTCTTGGTCACGGAAGTGCTCTGCCATTGTCAAACCAGTCAATGCAACACGCATACGTGCTCCAGGCGGTTCGTTCATCTGGCCGAAGACCATTGCAGTCTTCGCGATAACGCCGGAATCCTTCATCTCGAAGTACAAGTCGTTACCTTCACGAGTACGCTCTCCAACACCAGCGAATACCGAAATACCACCGTGTTCTTGCGCGATGTTGTTGATCAGTTCCTGGATAAGTACAGTTTTACCTACACCTGCACCACCGAAGAGACCGATCTTACCACCTTTGATATATGGAGCAAGCAAGTCGACAACTTTGATACCTGTTTCAAGGATCTCTGTTTCTGTTGCAAGGTTTTCGAATGCTGGTGCTTCACGGTGGATAGGATCTTTCTTGATTTCGCCTTGGATAGGCTCATCCAAATCGATTGTTTCACCTAATACGTTGAAAATACGTCCTAGTGTAGCTTCCCCTACAGGTACGCTGATTGCTGCTCCTGTATCCACTACTTCTTTCCCGCGCTGTACGCCTTCTGTAGAAGACATCGCGATTGTACGAACACTGTCGTCACCAAGGTGAAGTGCAACTTCCAATGTCAAAGAAGAAGTTTCGTTCACTTGGACAACTAGTGCATTATAGATGGCAGGCAGGTGGCCGTTAGGGAAACGTACGTCCACAACCGGACCCATAACCTGCGTAATGATACCTTTGCTCATCTGGACCCCTCCTATCTGTATTCTTAGGATTGCTGCGCAGCCGCTCCGCTGACAATCTCACTGATTTCTTGTGTAATAGCTGCTTGACGTGCCCGGTTATAAGTAAGCGTCAGCTCATCGATCCGTTCGTTTGCGTTGTCTGTCGCACTTCTCATTGCTGTCATACGTGCAGCGTGCTCACTAGCTTTCGCATCAAGCAACGCACCGTAAATCAAGCTCTCGGCATATTGAGGCAGCAATACTTTCAAAATTTCTTCTGCATCAGGTTCGAACTCGTACATGCTTTGTACGGAACGTCCTTTTTCCGAAGAAAGATCTGTTAATGGAAGCAGCTTCTGGGAAGTTACTTCCTGGGAGATAGCACTGTTGAAGTGGTTGTAGAACAATACCAATTCATCGATTTCTTCTTCTAGGAACATCTCCACTGCTTCAGATGCGATCTGCTTGATATCAGCAAAGTCTGGCTGATCAGGCAGTCCGATGATTTCTTTGGCAATCGGCAGGTTGTTCTTTTTAAAGAAGTCCCGGCCGAAACGTCCGGCAGCAATCACCGTATATTCATCTGCAGAAGCGTGCTGATGCTGGATGGTACGATACACTTCGCGGATTACGTTGTTGTTGTATCCGCCAGCCAGACCACGGTCAGCCGTGATGACAAGATAACCTGTCTTCTTGACTGCACGAGTTTGCAGCATAGGATGTGTCGCGTCGCCTGATGCAGCGATCTGCGTCACAACCTCCTGCATTTTCTCACTGTATGGTACAAAAGCTTTTGCATTCTGTTCTGCCCGCGTCAGTTTAGACGCAGAGACCATCTGCATCGCTTTCGTAATTTGTTTCGTCTTTTTGGTAGAGTTGATTTTACTCTGGATATCTCTTAAGGATGCCAAGGCGCATGCAGCCTCCCTTCCGTAAGGAATACGTGCAGCATTCCGAAATTTATAGAAACGTTAGTTTACGACGAATGTCTTCTTGAATGCTTCGATCGCATTGTTAAGCTGATCAGAATCAGCTGGGTTGCCAGTCTCACGGATGCCTTTAAGCAAGTCCGCTTGATTCGCAGCAAACCATGTGTGGAATTCATTCTCGAAACGAACAATCTGCTCAACCGGAATATCATCCAAGTAGCCATTTACTAGCGCATAGATAATTGTTACTTGCTTCTCAACGGAAAGCGGCTGATGCAGGCCTTGCTTCAGAACTTCTACAGTACGTGCTCCGCGGTTTAGACGGGACTGCGTCGCCGCATCCAAATCAGAACCGAACTGTGCGAAAGATTCAAGCTCACGGAATGCAGCCAAATCAAGACGCAATGTTCCGGCAACCTTCTTCATCGCTTTGATCTGTGCTGATCCACCTACACGGGATACAGATAGACCTGGGTTGATCGCTGGTCGTACACCTGAGAAGAACAAATCGGACTGCAAGAAGATCTGTCCATCCGTGATGGAGATAACGTTTGTTGGGATATAAGCGGAAATATCACCAGCTTGTGTTTCTACGAACGGCAATGCAGTGATGGAACCGCCGCCTTTTGCGTCACTTAGCTTCGCTGCACGCTCCAATAGACGGGAGTGCAAGTAGAAAACATCCCCTGGGAATGCTTCACGGCCTGGAGGACGTTTAAGAAGCAAGGAAAGCTCACGGTATGCGGCTGCTTGTTTAGAAAGA
Coding sequences within it:
- a CDS encoding F0F1 ATP synthase subunit epsilon, which encodes MSTVTTSIVTPDGPVLEEDYEMVSCTAENGELGILPGHIPLVAPLKVSSVRLQIQGRTDWVSVSGGFLEVRPDRITILAQSAERASDIDVDRAEQAKQRAEKRLQDKQANLDQIRAEQALNRAINRLDVASHAR
- the atpD gene encoding F0F1 ATP synthase subunit beta; protein product: MSKGIITQVMGPVVDVRFPNGHLPAIYNALVVQVNETSSLTLEVALHLGDDSVRTIAMSSTEGVQRGKEVVDTGAAISVPVGEATLGRIFNVLGETIDLDEPIQGEIKKDPIHREAPAFENLATETEILETGIKVVDLLAPYIKGGKIGLFGGAGVGKTVLIQELINNIAQEHGGISVFAGVGERTREGNDLYFEMKDSGVIAKTAMVFGQMNEPPGARMRVALTGLTMAEHFRDQEGQDVLLFIDNIFRFTQAGSEVSALLGRMPSAVGYQPTLATEMGQLQERITSTNVGSVTSIQAVYVPADDYTDPAPATTFAHLDATTNLDRKLSEQGIYPAVDPLASTSRALDANVVGEEHYNVARQVQQTLQRYRELQDIIAILGMDELSEEDKLVVARARRVQFFLSQNFHVAEQFTGQKGSYVPVKETVAGFKGILEGKYDHIPEDAFRLVGRIEEVLEKAGVNQ
- the atpG gene encoding ATP synthase F1 subunit gamma, with the translated sequence MASLRDIQSKINSTKKTKQITKAMQMVSASKLTRAEQNAKAFVPYSEKMQEVVTQIAASGDATHPMLQTRAVKKTGYLVITADRGLAGGYNNNVIREVYRTIQHQHASADEYTVIAAGRFGRDFFKKNNLPIAKEIIGLPDQPDFADIKQIASEAVEMFLEEEIDELVLFYNHFNSAISQEVTSQKLLPLTDLSSEKGRSVQSMYEFEPDAEEILKVLLPQYAESLIYGALLDAKASEHAARMTAMRSATDNANERIDELTLTYNRARQAAITQEISEIVSGAAAQQS